Sequence from the Mycobacteriales bacterium genome:
CTGGCGGCCAGCGCGTCGACGGCGGCGGGCTGGAAGGCGTCGGCGGCCAGCCCGTACGAGGCGTCGACCGGCATCACGACCAGCTCGCCGCGGCGGATCGAGTCGACCGCGGAGGCCAGGCCCTCGGCCCGCTCGGCCGCGTCGGCGCAGTTGAAGACCAGAGACACTTAGAGACTCTCGATCGAGAGGGACGTGGTGGCGAGCGCCGGCAGCTGCTCGCCCGCGGCCAGGTAGTCCCAGGTCGCCATCGCGATCATCGCGCCGTTGTCGGTGGACCAGCGCAGCGGGGGCAGGCTCAGGCGTACGCCGGCCTCGGCGCACAGCTGCGCCGCCGCCTCCCGCAGCGGCGGGCTGGCCGCCACCCCGCCGACGATCACCAGGCACTTCGACGGGTTCTCGGCCAGCGCCTTGCGGCACTTGGCCACCAGCACCTCCAGCACCGCGGCCACGAAGCTGGCCGCGACGTCGGCCGGCGGCGCGTCCGGGTTCGCGGCCAGGAACCGCTCGACCGCCGACTTCAGCCCGGAGAAGGAGAAGTTCAGCCCGTCGGCCAGCATCGGCCGGGGGAACGGGAACACCGGCCTCCCGGTGGCCGCCAGCCTGTCCACCACCGGGCCGCCGGGGTAGCCGAGGCCGAGCATCCGGGCGACCTTGTCGTACGCCTCCCCCACCGAGTCGTCCACAGTGGACCCGAGCAGGGTGATCGTGGCCGGGTCGGCCATCCCGGCCAGGAACGTGTGCCCGCCGGAGACCAGCAGGATCGTGGCCGGGTAGTCGACCCGGCGCTCCTCCAGGTCCGCGCTGCGCAGGTGCCCGCGCAGGTGGTTGATGCCGAGCACCGGCACGCCCCAGCCCTGGCCGAGGCCGGCCGCGGTGCTGACGCCGACCATGAGCGAGCCGATCAGGCCGGGGCCGCGGGTGACGCCGATGGCCCGCAGCGTGCGCGGGTCCACCCCGGAGTCCTCCAGCACCATCCGTACGGTCGGCAGGATCTTCTCGACGTGGGCCCGGCTGGCCAGCTCCGGGTAGACGCCGCCGTAACGGTTGTGCAGCGCGACCTGGGACGCGGTCGAGGCGGCGATCACCTGCCCGGCCGGGTCGACCAGCGCGACCGACGTGTCGTCGCAGGACGTCTCGATCCCCAGCACGAGATCGGCGGTCATGCCAGCACCTTCTGGATCTGCTCGGCCGGGACGGCGCCGACCCGCTCGACCGCGGGGGCCGGCAGGTTGCAGTTCACCAGCGTGGACGGGACCGTCGCCCGGTCGCCGCCGTCGATGGCGAGGTCGGGCGCGCCGTCGAGCTGGTCGAGCACCTGCCGCATCGACTCCGGCGTCTCCTGCGCGTGCAGGTTGGCGCTGGTCACCAGCAGCGGCCCGGCCTGGCGCAGCACGTCGAGCAGGAACACGTCGTCCGGGATCCGGATCGCGATCTCGTCCCGCCCGGCCAGCCAGGCCGGCGCCCGCTCCGGGTCCAGCCCGAGGGCCAGCGTGAGCGGGCCGGGCGAGAACGCGGCCAGCAGCCGCCGGGCCGCCCCGGTCACCCGCGCGCCCAGCGCCTCGGCCTGGTCCGGCGAGGCGACCATGATCGGCAGGTTGCGGGACAGCGGCCGCCGCTTCATCGCGAACAGCCGGGCCAGCGAGTCGGCGCCGTGCTCGGGGTGGACGGCCAGGCCGTACACGGTGTCGGTGGGCAGCAGCACGATCCCGCCGGCCCGCAGGGTCTCGACCGCCGGGGCCGGGTCAGTCATCGGTGCCTGTGCCTTCCGGGCCGCCGTCGTCGGCGACCTCCGAGCCGCCGAAGCGCGGCGAGGTGTCGGTCAGCGGGGACGCGGCGCGCTCCCGGGTCGGGTCGAGGGTGGGCCGGCCGGCGGTGACCCGGCGCAGCACCCGGACGTCGGGGCCGGTGAGGCCGGAGTCCTTCACCACCACCCCGGGCAGCAGCTCGGCGGCCTCGGTCCGGAAGTCGCCGGCCAGCACGACCTCGGGCCCGCCGGCCAGCGCGACCACCTCGGCCAGCGGGCCGTGCCGGTAGGTCGCGGTCCCGCCGGCGAACCAGCCGCCGTACGCGCGGCCGGCGCCGGCGTTGCGCAGGCAGAGCACCGGCACGGCCGGGCCCGCCTGCGCGGCCATCAGCTCCAGCGAGTCCGCGGTGGCGACGCCGATGCCGAGCGCGAAGGCCAGGCCGTTGCCGTACGCGACCCCGGTCCGGACCGCGGCCAGGTTGCCCGGCCCGACGTCGACGGCGATCCGGCCGAGGTCGGCGAAGCCCCGGCCCGCCTCGGCGAGCAGCCCGGCCACCAGCCCGGGCAGGTCGCGCTGCTGCGGCGGCACGCCCTCCAGCGCCCGGACGGCGACGACCTCGTCGTCGGTGGCGAGAGCGGCGGCGAAGGTCGCGGTGGAGGTCTCGAGGGCCAGCGTCAGCATCAGACGGCCTCGGCCAGCAGCGTGCTCTCGATCAGCCCCGGTACGCCGGCCCAGCGCGGCCCGTGCGCGGTCACCGTGATCGCGCGGCTGGTCTCCCCGGCCGGCTCCAGCGTGATCGCGAGGTGCTCGGGCAGCTCGCCCTCGACCAGGCCGCCCCAC
This genomic interval carries:
- a CDS encoding L-threonylcarbamoyladenylate synthase, whose translation is MTDPAPAVETLRAGGIVLLPTDTVYGLAVHPEHGADSLARLFAMKRRPLSRNLPIMVASPDQAEALGARVTGAARRLLAAFSPGPLTLALGLDPERAPAWLAGRDEIAIRIPDDVFLLDVLRQAGPLLVTSANLHAQETPESMRQVLDQLDGAPDLAIDGGDRATVPSTLVNCNLPAPAVERVGAVPAEQIQKVLA
- the tsaB gene encoding tRNA (adenosine(37)-N6)-threonylcarbamoyltransferase complex dimerization subunit type 1 TsaB yields the protein MLTLALETSTATFAAALATDDEVVAVRALEGVPPQQRDLPGLVAGLLAEAGRGFADLGRIAVDVGPGNLAAVRTGVAYGNGLAFALGIGVATADSLELMAAQAGPAVPVLCLRNAGAGRAYGGWFAGGTATYRHGPLAEVVALAGGPEVVLAGDFRTEAAELLPGVVVKDSGLTGPDVRVLRRVTAGRPTLDPTRERAASPLTDTSPRFGGSEVADDGGPEGTGTDD
- the tsaD gene encoding tRNA (adenosine(37)-N6)-threonylcarbamoyltransferase complex transferase subunit TsaD, encoding MTADLVLGIETSCDDTSVALVDPAGQVIAASTASQVALHNRYGGVYPELASRAHVEKILPTVRMVLEDSGVDPRTLRAIGVTRGPGLIGSLMVGVSTAAGLGQGWGVPVLGINHLRGHLRSADLEERRVDYPATILLVSGGHTFLAGMADPATITLLGSTVDDSVGEAYDKVARMLGLGYPGGPVVDRLAATGRPVFPFPRPMLADGLNFSFSGLKSAVERFLAANPDAPPADVAASFVAAVLEVLVAKCRKALAENPSKCLVIVGGVAASPPLREAAAQLCAEAGVRLSLPPLRWSTDNGAMIAMATWDYLAAGEQLPALATTSLSIESL